Proteins co-encoded in one Malus domestica chromosome 09, GDT2T_hap1 genomic window:
- the LOC103421728 gene encoding RNA polymerase II C-terminal domain phosphatase-like 4 isoform X4, with protein sequence MCIVCGQPVDDKSSVIFGYIHKGLRLNNDEIDRLRKTDIKKSLRHKKLYLVLDLDHTLLNSTHLNHISAEEEYLHSQIDSLQDVSKGSLFRVDIMHMMTKLRPFVRTFLKEASEMFEMYIYTMGERAYALEMARLLDPRKEYFGDRVISRDDGTQKHQKGLDIVLGQDNAVVILDDTENAWTKHKDNLILMERYHFFSSSCKQFGFRCKSLSELRSDESEPEGALATVLEVLKRVHNMFFHELEDNLVERDVRQVLKTVKKDVLKGCKIVFSHEFPSNVDAENQPLWKMAEQLGASCSTQVDPSVTHVVSGDAGTEKSKWAVKEKKFLVNKQWIEAANYMWQKQAEEKFPVKQMKAT encoded by the exons ATGTGTATCGTCTGTGGGCAGCCGGTGGATGACAAGTCTAGTGTGATATTTGGGTACATACACAAG GGATTAAGGCTTAATAATGATGAAATTGACCGGTTACGCAAAACAGACATTAAGAAGTCGTTGCGCCATAAGAAGCTTTACTTGGTCCTTGATCTAGATCACACACTGCTTAATTCTACCCATCTGAATCATATCTCAGCTGAAGAGGAATATTTACATAGTCAAATAGATTCTCTGCAAG ATGTTTCAAAAGGTAGCCTATTCAGAGtagacattatgcatatgaTGACCAAGTTGAGGCCCTTTGTTAGGACATTTTTAAAAGAGGCCAGTGAAATGTTCGAGATGTACATATACACAATGGGCGAACGAGCTTATGCGCTGGAAATGGCTAGGCTGCTTGATCCGAGGAAAGAGTACTTTGGGGATAGGGTTATATCACGTGATGATGGTacccaaaaacatcaaaaaggTTTAGATATTGTGCTTGGACAAGATAATGCAGTTGTGATCCTTGACGATACAGAAAAT GCCTGGACAAAGCACAAGGACAATTTaatattgatggaaagatatcaTTTCTTCAGTTCGAGCTGTAAACAATTTGGGTTTCGCTGTAAATCCCTTTCTGAGTTGAGAAGTGACGAAAGTGAACCTGAAGGAGCTCTTGCAACTGTTCTCGAAGTTCTTAAGCGAGTCCACAACATGTTCTTTCAT GAATTGGAGGATAATCTTGTTGAAAGAGATGTGAGACAG GTGTTGAAAACTGTTAAGAAGGATGTGTTAAAGGGGTGTAAAATTGTTTTCAGCCACGAATTTCCTTCGAATGTCGATGCTGAGAATCAACCTCTCTGGAAGATGGCAGAGCAGTTGGGAGCCTCTTGTTCGACACAAGTGGACCCATCAGTGACACATGTGGTTTCAGGAGATGCTGGCACAGAGAAGTCTAAATGGGCGGTCAAAGAAAAGAAGTTTTTAGTTAATAAACAGTGGATTGAAGCTGCAAACTATATGTGGCAAAAGCAAGCTGAAGAGAAGTTCCCAGTCAAGCAAATGAAAGCCACATGA
- the LOC103421728 gene encoding RNA polymerase II C-terminal domain phosphatase-like 4 isoform X1, whose translation MSIADSPLHSSSSDDFVGFLESALDSGSPGSSPDEEADDDSDVEIDSNSAKRRKVEFGSTEEIPGSTSEVFVEELSEASTKEDICTHPGSFGDMCIVCGQPVDDKSSVIFGYIHKGLRLNNDEIDRLRKTDIKKSLRHKKLYLVLDLDHTLLNSTHLNHISAEEEYLHSQIDSLQDVSKGSLFRVDIMHMMTKLRPFVRTFLKEASEMFEMYIYTMGERAYALEMARLLDPRKEYFGDRVISRDDGTQKHQKGLDIVLGQDNAVVILDDTENAWTKHKDNLILMERYHFFSSSCKQFGFRCKSLSELRSDESEPEGALATVLEVLKRVHNMFFHELEDNLVERDVRQVLKTVKKDVLKGCKIVFSHEFPSNVDAENQPLWKMAEQLGASCSTQVDPSVTHVVSGDAGTEKSKWAVKEKKFLVNKQWIEAANYMWQKQAEEKFPVKQMKAT comes from the exons ATGAGTATTGCCGATTCACCACTACACTCGTCTAGCAGTGACGACTTTGTCGGGTTTCTTGAGAGTGCCCTGGATTCTGGTTCTCCGGGGTCCTCACCGGATGAAGAAGCTGATGATGACAGTGACGTCGAGATTGATAGTAATAG TGCAAAGAGGCGTAAGGTAGAGTTTGGAAGCACTGAGGAAATTCCTGGGTCGACTTCAGAAGTTTTCGTAGAAGAACTCTCAG AAGCATCCACGAAGGAGGACATTTGTACTCATCCTGGTTCATTTGGAGATATGTGTATCGTCTGTGGGCAGCCGGTGGATGACAAGTCTAGTGTGATATTTGGGTACATACACAAG GGATTAAGGCTTAATAATGATGAAATTGACCGGTTACGCAAAACAGACATTAAGAAGTCGTTGCGCCATAAGAAGCTTTACTTGGTCCTTGATCTAGATCACACACTGCTTAATTCTACCCATCTGAATCATATCTCAGCTGAAGAGGAATATTTACATAGTCAAATAGATTCTCTGCAAG ATGTTTCAAAAGGTAGCCTATTCAGAGtagacattatgcatatgaTGACCAAGTTGAGGCCCTTTGTTAGGACATTTTTAAAAGAGGCCAGTGAAATGTTCGAGATGTACATATACACAATGGGCGAACGAGCTTATGCGCTGGAAATGGCTAGGCTGCTTGATCCGAGGAAAGAGTACTTTGGGGATAGGGTTATATCACGTGATGATGGTacccaaaaacatcaaaaaggTTTAGATATTGTGCTTGGACAAGATAATGCAGTTGTGATCCTTGACGATACAGAAAAT GCCTGGACAAAGCACAAGGACAATTTaatattgatggaaagatatcaTTTCTTCAGTTCGAGCTGTAAACAATTTGGGTTTCGCTGTAAATCCCTTTCTGAGTTGAGAAGTGACGAAAGTGAACCTGAAGGAGCTCTTGCAACTGTTCTCGAAGTTCTTAAGCGAGTCCACAACATGTTCTTTCAT GAATTGGAGGATAATCTTGTTGAAAGAGATGTGAGACAG GTGTTGAAAACTGTTAAGAAGGATGTGTTAAAGGGGTGTAAAATTGTTTTCAGCCACGAATTTCCTTCGAATGTCGATGCTGAGAATCAACCTCTCTGGAAGATGGCAGAGCAGTTGGGAGCCTCTTGTTCGACACAAGTGGACCCATCAGTGACACATGTGGTTTCAGGAGATGCTGGCACAGAGAAGTCTAAATGGGCGGTCAAAGAAAAGAAGTTTTTAGTTAATAAACAGTGGATTGAAGCTGCAAACTATATGTGGCAAAAGCAAGCTGAAGAGAAGTTCCCAGTCAAGCAAATGAAAGCCACATGA
- the LOC103411449 gene encoding probable E3 ubiquitin-protein ligase XERICO, with protein sequence MGLSSLPAPSEGVLCVLLVNTALSVSIIKGIIRSVLQLVGIRLSSSSPPLADSSENLSESFEFHVSPSATYIEEIRSSIPAIQFESVCSFKQREHECSVCLTEFEPESKINHLSCGHIFHQNCLEKWLNYWNITCPLCRTPFMPEEDAPCFW encoded by the coding sequence ATGGGTCTCTCTAGTCTACCAGCTCCATCAGAAGGTGTTCTATGTGTGCTTTTAGTAAACACTGCCTTATCAGTCTCCATTATCAAAGGGATAATCCGATCAGTCCTGCAATTGGTTGGTATCCGTCTCTCATCATCTTCCCCGCCGTTAGCAGACTCCTCTGAAAACCTCTCAGAATCATTTGAGTTTCATGTCAGTCCCTCGGCTACTTACATTGAGGAGATCAGGAGCAGTATCCCAGCAATTCAGTTCGAATCTGTGTGTAGCTTCAAGCAGCGGGAACACGAATGCTCAGTCTGCCTAACCGAGTTTGAACCTGAATCGAAGATCAACCACTTGTCCTGCGGCCATATTTTCCATCAAAATTGCTTAGAGAAGTGGTTGAATTACTGGAACATCACATGCCCTCTTTGTAGGACTCCTTTCATGCCCGAGGAGGACGCACCCTGCTTCTGGTGA